One Mixta gaviniae genomic window carries:
- a CDS encoding MFS transporter: MNSYSQAESAVEKRTNARYWIVVMLFIVTSFNYGDRATLSIAGSSMAKDIGLDPVGMGYIFSAFSWAYVIGQIPGGWLLDRFGSKRVYFWSIFIWSLFTLLQGFVNVFEGFTVIVALFMLRFLVGLAEAPSFPGNSRIVAAWFPAQERGTAVAIFNSAQYFATVIFAPIMGWLTAQVGWAHVFWFMGGLGIILSFVWLKVIHDPNDHPGVNRAELEYMEKGGALINMDVKKAQEKVSGREKWGQIRQLITSRMMLGIYLGQYCINALTYFFITWFPVYLVQARGMSILKAGFIASIPAICGFLGGVLGGVISDWLMRKTGSLNIARKTPIVLGMLLSISMVTCNYVETEWVVVFFMATAFFGKGIGALGWAVMADTAPKEISGLSGGLFNMFGNISGIVTPIAIGYIIAVTGSYNGALIYVGIHALVAVLSYLVLVGDIKRIELKKIA, from the coding sequence ATGAATTCATACAGCCAGGCGGAAAGCGCCGTAGAAAAAAGAACGAACGCGCGATACTGGATCGTAGTGATGCTGTTTATCGTCACTTCGTTTAACTACGGCGACCGCGCCACCCTCTCGATCGCCGGCTCGTCGATGGCGAAAGATATCGGGCTCGATCCCGTCGGCATGGGCTATATCTTCTCCGCCTTCTCATGGGCCTACGTGATTGGCCAGATCCCGGGTGGCTGGCTGCTCGACCGCTTCGGTTCGAAGCGCGTCTACTTCTGGAGCATCTTCATCTGGTCGCTGTTTACCCTGCTGCAGGGCTTCGTCAATGTCTTTGAAGGCTTTACCGTGATCGTCGCGCTGTTCATGCTGCGCTTCCTGGTCGGGCTGGCGGAAGCGCCTTCGTTCCCCGGCAATAGCCGCATCGTCGCCGCCTGGTTCCCGGCGCAGGAGCGCGGTACCGCCGTGGCGATTTTTAACTCGGCGCAATATTTCGCTACGGTGATCTTCGCGCCAATTATGGGCTGGCTGACCGCGCAGGTGGGCTGGGCGCACGTCTTCTGGTTTATGGGCGGTCTCGGCATCATCCTCAGCTTTGTCTGGCTGAAAGTGATCCACGATCCTAACGACCATCCGGGCGTCAACCGCGCCGAGCTGGAGTATATGGAGAAGGGCGGCGCGCTGATCAATATGGATGTGAAAAAAGCGCAGGAGAAAGTCAGCGGGCGCGAGAAGTGGGGGCAGATTCGTCAGCTGATCACCTCGCGCATGATGCTCGGCATCTACCTTGGCCAGTACTGCATCAACGCGCTGACCTACTTCTTTATCACCTGGTTCCCGGTCTATCTGGTGCAGGCGCGCGGCATGTCGATTCTGAAGGCGGGCTTTATCGCCTCTATTCCGGCGATCTGCGGCTTTCTCGGCGGCGTGCTGGGCGGAGTGATCTCCGACTGGCTGATGCGTAAAACCGGCTCGCTGAACATCGCCCGCAAAACCCCTATTGTGCTGGGCATGCTGCTCTCGATTTCAATGGTTACCTGTAACTACGTCGAAACCGAATGGGTGGTGGTGTTCTTCATGGCGACCGCCTTCTTCGGCAAGGGGATCGGCGCGCTGGGCTGGGCGGTGATGGCGGATACCGCGCCGAAAGAGATCAGCGGACTGAGCGGCGGCCTGTTCAATATGTTCGGCAATATCTCCGGCATCGTCACGCCGATCGCTATCGGCTATATCATCGCGGTGACGGGCTCCTACAACGGCGCGCTGATCTACGTTGGCATCCATGCGCTGGTGGCGGTGCTGAGCTACCTGGTGCTGGTGGGCGATATCAAGCGCATCGAACTGAAAAAGATAGCGTAA
- a CDS encoding enolase C-terminal domain-like protein — MNTQSTPVITGMKVVPVAGYDSMLLNIGGAHSAFFTRNIVVLTDSAGHTGLGEAPGGETIYQTLLAAVPQVVGQEVARMNRLVQQVHKGNQHADFDTFGNGAWTFELRVNAVAALEAALLDLLGQFLGVPVAELLGPGQQRDAVTVLGYLFYIGDRQKTDLPYLSGDGASHDWYRLRHQQALDSDAVVRLAEAAQDRYGFKDFKLKGGVLPGEDEIDTARALKKRFPEARITVDPNGAWRLDEAIALCKGMQDVLSYAEDPCGAEQGYSGREVMAEFRRATGLPVATNMIATNWREMQHAVMLNAVDIPLADPHFWTLSGAVRVAQLCDDWGLTWGCHSNNHFDISLAMFTHVGAAAPGKPTAIDTHWIWQEGDQRLTREPLQIRQGKITVPDKPGLGIELDPERLQQAHELYKTLPGGARNDATAMQYLIPGWTFDRKRPVFGRR, encoded by the coding sequence ATGAACACGCAAAGCACGCCGGTGATTACCGGGATGAAAGTGGTACCGGTGGCCGGCTACGACAGTATGCTGCTGAACATCGGCGGCGCGCATAGCGCCTTCTTTACCCGCAACATCGTGGTGCTGACCGACAGCGCCGGGCATACCGGCCTCGGCGAAGCGCCGGGCGGCGAGACCATTTATCAGACTCTGCTTGCCGCCGTTCCGCAGGTGGTGGGGCAGGAGGTCGCGCGCATGAACCGGCTGGTGCAGCAGGTTCACAAAGGCAACCAGCACGCCGATTTCGATACCTTCGGCAACGGCGCCTGGACCTTTGAGCTGCGGGTCAATGCGGTGGCGGCGCTGGAGGCGGCGCTACTCGATCTGCTCGGCCAGTTTCTCGGCGTACCGGTGGCGGAGCTGCTCGGCCCTGGCCAACAGCGCGACGCGGTCACGGTGCTGGGCTACCTGTTCTATATCGGCGACCGGCAGAAAACCGATCTGCCCTATCTTAGCGGCGACGGTGCGAGCCACGACTGGTATCGCCTGCGTCATCAACAGGCGCTGGACAGCGATGCGGTGGTGCGGCTGGCGGAAGCGGCGCAGGATCGTTACGGCTTTAAAGATTTCAAGCTAAAGGGCGGCGTGCTGCCGGGCGAGGATGAGATCGATACCGCGCGCGCGCTGAAAAAGCGCTTTCCCGAGGCGCGCATCACCGTCGATCCCAACGGCGCCTGGCGACTGGATGAGGCGATCGCGCTCTGTAAGGGGATGCAGGATGTGCTGAGCTATGCCGAAGATCCCTGCGGCGCGGAACAGGGCTACTCCGGACGCGAAGTGATGGCGGAGTTCCGCCGCGCCACCGGGCTGCCGGTTGCGACTAATATGATCGCCACCAACTGGCGAGAGATGCAGCATGCGGTGATGCTAAACGCCGTCGACATTCCGCTGGCCGATCCGCACTTCTGGACGCTGAGCGGCGCGGTGCGTGTCGCGCAGCTGTGCGACGACTGGGGCCTGACCTGGGGCTGCCACTCCAATAACCACTTCGATATCTCGCTGGCGATGTTTACCCACGTCGGCGCCGCCGCGCCGGGCAAACCGACCGCCATCGACACCCACTGGATTTGGCAGGAGGGCGATCAGCGCCTGACCCGAGAGCCATTGCAGATCCGGCAAGGCAAAATCACCGTGCCGGATAAGCCCGGGCTTGGCATTGAGCTGGATCCGGAGCGCCTGCAGCAGGCGCATGAGCTGTATAAAACCTTGCCGGGTGGCGCACGCAACGATGCCACCGCCATGCAGTATCTGATCCCCGGCTGGACATTTGATCGCAAGCGCCCGGTGTTCGGGCGCAGGTAA